In Streptomyces violaceusniger Tu 4113, one DNA window encodes the following:
- a CDS encoding helix-turn-helix transcriptional regulator — protein MLERDERLGRLTELIDRGDEETGTTGIISGAVGFGKTALLEVLVARAADRGYTVLSAAGSQVQRAFPYGVMEQLFLDAEVAGADMDLHASLQRVREAQEERSPLASEAGAAQAMQAYHGLLVELSAHRPVVLCVDDIQHADPESLACLLYLIGRCRRIPVTILLTLGPSGIAPYDGVLPELVCRPGVVHVKLGAFDPGDMARLIADRFGQAAAEQYTPGFYAMSGGNPLLVQALLSDHTARRAHPEEGYSPVAADLFREASVACTRRSGPNGLQVARGISIASGAGSPALLAQLVGLEKSEVESAMKILTESRLIEGLRFRHRAIRAAVLDNMSAADRRRLHHRAAGLLHNDGAPAIVVAQHLVAGGTAEDDWAPQLLMDAAGQALREDRVSLAGQCLQLADSCCHDRSLSHVIKANLARIKWRDQPEAAVRMMLSLVSPARTGDLPGAIRLEVAHCLLMQGRVSVAVEVVRPLFADQEDYLAPELDVTRLWLAVTYPAAYKQLVGGASSAPHLQAPSYQIGRPRLSAIHTLWAVLTRGADDMLAAEAERVLQHLPAEDETIISLNSAIAALIYADQLESAAAWCGQLQTAATERRAPTWHALFTSTRAMIALRRGSLRVAAESAETALLSMSVEAWGVEVGMPFATAIEARTAMGDHAAGAELVNSPVPNGLLETRFGLHYLYARGRHYLATGYYDAAIADFTLCGEKAQAWGLDSPTLAPWRIGAAEVWLHRGRRERASKLADEHLALVKRDQPRALGIALRVQAAARPPSQRIELLGTAMDMLQSAGDRYELALTLVELCRTHHRQGEAAQARLLVRQAWRMADECGAEGLSSSLVLKPVSVVQVEEPQSRPPADDVVTNMLSEAEMRVCSLAARGHTNREISDKLFVTVSTVEQHLTRAYRKLNIRHRRELPASLAS, from the coding sequence ATGCTGGAGCGTGATGAACGCCTCGGCCGGCTCACGGAACTGATCGACAGAGGCGATGAGGAGACCGGGACCACCGGCATCATCAGCGGAGCGGTGGGGTTCGGGAAGACCGCGCTGCTGGAGGTTCTCGTCGCCCGGGCCGCGGACCGCGGGTACACGGTGCTCAGTGCTGCCGGCTCCCAGGTCCAGCGCGCGTTTCCGTACGGGGTGATGGAACAGCTCTTCCTGGACGCCGAGGTTGCCGGAGCCGACATGGACCTCCACGCGTCGCTGCAACGTGTCAGAGAGGCCCAAGAGGAGAGGTCTCCGCTCGCGTCGGAGGCGGGTGCGGCCCAGGCCATGCAGGCATACCACGGTCTGCTGGTCGAGCTCAGCGCGCACCGGCCCGTCGTCCTGTGCGTCGACGACATCCAGCACGCCGACCCCGAGTCCCTGGCCTGTCTGCTCTACCTCATCGGGCGCTGCCGGCGGATTCCGGTCACCATCCTCCTCACGCTCGGACCGTCCGGGATCGCCCCCTACGACGGTGTGCTCCCCGAACTCGTCTGCCGGCCGGGTGTGGTGCACGTCAAGCTGGGTGCGTTCGATCCGGGGGACATGGCCCGGCTGATCGCGGACCGGTTCGGGCAGGCCGCGGCAGAGCAGTACACGCCCGGCTTCTACGCGATGAGCGGCGGGAATCCGCTTCTGGTACAGGCTCTCCTGAGCGACCACACTGCCCGGAGGGCACACCCCGAGGAGGGCTACAGCCCTGTTGCCGCCGACCTGTTCCGCGAGGCCTCGGTGGCCTGCACCCGCCGCAGCGGCCCGAACGGGCTCCAAGTGGCCCGCGGCATTTCGATCGCCAGCGGCGCCGGCTCGCCGGCGTTGCTCGCGCAGCTGGTCGGGCTGGAGAAGAGCGAGGTGGAGTCGGCGATGAAGATCCTCACCGAGTCCCGGCTGATCGAAGGTCTCCGGTTCCGCCACCGGGCGATCCGCGCTGCCGTGCTGGACAACATGTCGGCTGCGGACCGGAGGCGGCTGCACCACCGGGCCGCCGGGTTGCTGCACAACGACGGCGCACCTGCCATCGTGGTCGCGCAGCACCTCGTCGCGGGCGGAACGGCGGAGGACGACTGGGCGCCGCAGTTGCTGATGGACGCGGCGGGGCAAGCGCTCCGCGAGGACCGGGTGTCGCTGGCCGGGCAGTGCCTTCAGCTCGCCGACAGCTGCTGCCACGACCGGAGCCTGAGCCATGTCATCAAGGCGAATCTGGCGCGCATCAAGTGGCGGGACCAGCCCGAGGCCGCCGTGCGCATGATGCTGTCCCTCGTCAGCCCGGCCAGGACCGGCGACCTGCCGGGTGCCATCCGCCTCGAGGTGGCCCACTGCCTCTTGATGCAGGGCCGGGTCTCCGTCGCCGTCGAGGTCGTGAGGCCGCTGTTCGCCGATCAGGAGGACTACCTCGCCCCGGAGCTGGACGTGACCCGGCTGTGGCTGGCGGTCACCTACCCCGCGGCGTACAAGCAGCTGGTGGGCGGCGCCTCGTCGGCCCCGCACCTTCAGGCGCCCTCGTACCAGATCGGACGCCCCCGGCTGTCCGCCATCCATACGCTGTGGGCGGTCCTGACGCGCGGTGCCGACGACATGCTCGCGGCCGAGGCGGAGCGTGTACTTCAGCACCTCCCGGCGGAGGACGAGACCATCATCTCCCTGAATTCCGCGATCGCGGCGTTGATCTACGCGGATCAGCTGGAGTCCGCAGCCGCCTGGTGCGGCCAGCTTCAGACGGCCGCGACCGAGCGCCGTGCACCGACCTGGCATGCCCTCTTTACCTCGACGCGGGCGATGATCGCACTGCGCAGGGGGTCGCTGCGCGTCGCTGCGGAGTCGGCGGAGACCGCGCTGCTGAGCATGTCGGTGGAGGCGTGGGGCGTCGAGGTCGGCATGCCGTTCGCCACCGCCATCGAGGCCCGTACCGCGATGGGGGATCACGCTGCCGGCGCCGAACTCGTCAACAGCCCCGTGCCGAATGGGCTCCTCGAAACCCGCTTCGGGCTGCACTACCTCTATGCGCGGGGGCGTCACTACCTGGCCACGGGCTATTACGACGCCGCCATCGCGGACTTCACCCTGTGCGGTGAGAAGGCGCAGGCATGGGGGCTGGACTCGCCAACGCTGGCGCCGTGGCGCATCGGGGCCGCGGAGGTGTGGCTGCACCGTGGCCGGCGGGAGCGCGCGAGCAAGCTGGCCGATGAGCATCTCGCGCTCGTCAAGCGGGACCAGCCCCGCGCCCTGGGAATCGCCCTGCGGGTTCAGGCCGCCGCCCGCCCTCCGTCTCAGCGGATCGAACTGCTGGGTACGGCCATGGACATGTTGCAGTCCGCCGGGGACCGGTACGAGCTGGCCCTCACGCTGGTCGAGCTGTGCCGGACACATCACCGGCAGGGCGAGGCCGCGCAGGCCCGGCTGCTCGTCCGTCAGGCATGGCGGATGGCCGACGAGTGCGGCGCCGAGGGCCTGTCCTCGTCGCTGGTGCTCAAGCCGGTCTCGGTCGTTCAGGTGGAAGAGCCGCAGAGCCGGCCGCCCGCCGACGACGTGGTGACCAACATGCTGTCCGAGGCCGAGATGAGGGTGTGCTCGCTCGCTGCCAGGGGCCATACGAACCGTGAGATATCCGACAAGCTGTTTGTCACGGTGAGCACTGTGGAGCAGCACCTCACCCGGGCCTACCGCAAGCTGAACATCCGCCACCGCCGTGAGCTGCCCGCCAGCCTCGCCTCCTGA